From Pangasianodon hypophthalmus isolate fPanHyp1 chromosome 10, fPanHyp1.pri, whole genome shotgun sequence:
AATATGAAGCTAGCATCCGGACAGCGAGTGTTGAACCACTCAAGGAAAAGGACCTCTTTAGCGGTTAGGTTAAAAAAGGAGTCCCTGTAGTCCCACTGAAGGATGTCTCCATGCATGGAGCTCTCATACTCTAACATCGGCGATAAATCTGGGAAGTGGTCCACAGCAGTGGCGTTGCCAAGGAGGAATACAGTCACAATGGTCTTATTTGCCAAGAGACCAGCTTGACCCCAAGATTCTCGTATCGCCTGACGCCGGTCGAAATGTGATGCCAACGATTTGATGGCCAGCAGCAGGAACGGCTGATTTTTGCATATCTGAGGCTGGTCTACGACCATGCGATAAGACCTGCATCGCATATACAACAGAAAGTCTTTAAAACGATCTGGAAGCAAGCTAAAATTCTTCACTTGTGTCATAACCTGGAAGTCCGGCTTGCAGGAGTCCTGGGCAACCGTGTTGTTTAGCCAGTCTGACAGAAGGCCACCGAGTGTGGCATTTGGTCCACGCAGGATCGGGTTGTACAAATGGTCCAGTTTCTGCTGCTGGCGGTTCCAGAAGGCCTCGTTGGGGGCCAGTTTGCCCCAGAATGGTTTGGTGGGGATTCGAATTTTGTGCCGGCCATTTTTATCTTGGTTGGAGCTTCTCGAAACTTCCACTATGATGAAGAAGAATGCAGTCATTATAGTCATCACAACGACCTTCAGCTTTCTTCGAGGTCCGTGCATGGTGCCAGCATTCACCACCTAGACaacagagatgcagagagacatGTTAGATGATAGTCAACACAAAGTAAAACTTAATCACtgaacaaaaacaggaagattTCTGGGAAACTAGACATTCATGTAAGTAGATATTGTCAAAAATCATTATTGTCATACAATTATCTTACACATCTGAGTATTTCAAGTGACATGAACTGTATGTTTGAGTTTTGTCTAGTGCTGTTCCACATGTAGCTTGAGTTAGGGTTTAAGATGAACTGCCTggcagtctctctttctctctctctctttctctctctctctccatccctccccaCTCCCCCCTCTCCCTTCGGCAACCTTGTCTTAGCAACCAGACAGGTGAGGTTATACTGCAGTTGTATTTATGACCCTGACCTTCCTATTGTGTGCAGTCTTCCTCTTCCCCACAACAGTTTCCCCACCCTATTTCCCTTCAGCTCGTTTACCCGTTCTCTGCATCTCTGTCTTGTGACCCTCGCTGCTGTTCTACTTCAtagaaaaagaaatcaacacATTTTATAACCATCATGTGCTCTGTATTTCCAGTCCCTCATGACAGAAATGCTTTAGGGACCTGCAACAAATCCCATTTGACCACGAACAGACTAGAGCAGCTGAACACAATTACAAAAACAGCAGACAAGCAGACATCATAAACAACTTTATGTATTAGTAATATGCTCTGTGGTAGAGCCAcgtttttatagatttttctcttaaaaatatcaaattgaAAGTTTGCAATACATGTGAATAACATGAATAGTGTTACctgtaaataaagattttttcccCAGAGTCTGAATTTCATTCCCTACTTGAAACATGAACAATGAAATGGATTTACAAAGTGCATATTAAATAACCCTCCAATTGTTTGAAAAACGGGGCCATCAATTGTTTCTGTTGGTGTCTATTGAGAAAAGCCTAGTTCAAAGCAGGAAGAGGAAAAGGTGTGGTTCACATAAGCTTAAGATCCTTCCACATAAGCAGTGTGTTGGGCAATAAGCAGGACTTAAGAGGAAAAATCAATTTTACACAAAAGTATGAATAATTACTGTCAACAAAGAACAATTCTACATCAGGAATATTTAGTCCAGTTCAGGAGAATCCTGCATCTTCAAGAAGTAAAAGCAAAAGTAGATTGCCTTTATTAAACAGTCATAAGACAGCATgggaacaataaaataaactctGCTGAATAAACTTGCTAGTATATTAAAATCTCTGAAGACTCATTGCTCCTACTCAACGTACTACACCGATCTTACAGTGTATTATGGTCGACATCGTCATCCATGATTACAGAAGCTATTTTACACTTCACATGACAGGAAATGCAGGACACTAAAAAGCATTTGCATTATACACtccctggccaaaaaaaaaggtcgctgtttgagtttaaataagcaaatacctaagagcctatgattggatcattactgcagtgattaatatgtttcatcaggtaacagttcttttaaccttaactgatgcagtgtgtagcttctcatttcttaaacaaccatagcagattacgtatcccgtGGTCGTgaaaaagatgttactgaaggggaaaattgttggcctgcatcaagcaaagaaaacaactaaagagattgctgaaatcactggaactgggttatgaaatgtccagtgcattattaaagcctggaaggatagtggtgaaccgtcaactttacagcagaaatgtagtcggaaaaaaaaatcttgaatgattgtgatcggagatctttaaaacgcttggtgatgtcacattgtaaaaaaatcgacaggagaactcacggctatgtttaatagtgaaagtaagagcatttctgCACGCACAATGtaatgagaacttacaggatttggactaaacagctgtgtggccacaagaaagccacttgttagtgaggctaatcggaaaaaatgacttcaatttgctagggagcataaagactggacggtggagcaatggaaaaaggtcatgtggtctgataaaatcagatttaccctattccaaagcaatgggtgtgtcagggtaagaagggaaatgcatgaagtgattcacccatcatgcatagtgcctactgtacaagcctctggaggcagtgttatgatttGAGGTTGCATCAactggtcaggtcgaggctcagcctcattgtgcagcaataaaatgaagtcagctgagcacctgaatgtaccgaatgaccaggttatcccgtcaatggactttttcttccctgatggcacaggcatattccaggatgaaaatgctaagattcatcaggcttaacttgtgaaagagtcattcagggagcatgaggaatcattttcacacatgaattagCCACCAcggagtcctgacctcaaccccattgaaagactttgggatgtgctggagaagactttacggagaagactctcctgtcctcaatgcaagatctcagccaaaaatgaatgcaactctggatggaagtCAATCtgatgttgtgaagttgcataaggttgttgaaacaatgccaggacgaatgtgtgccgtaatcaaagctaaatgcagcgcaacaaaatattagattcgacttttttttttgcccaggcaGTGTATTTTCTTTGTTCGCATGAACcttcatttgtaaatgtaaatgcaaatgtaatgtaaatgtatactTTCCGCATGGTGTGTTGGTCTAAAATAACAGGGTGTAGTCTAAAGTTAAGCTGGACCATGGCCATAAAGGTTAAACATTTCCTGATTTGAGCTGTTAACATATGAAAATTATTCTGGGAAATTCAACCACTTCTTTACAAGTTTCCCAGCATATGTTAAAAATGATGCCACATTCGAATCGGAGGTGGGAACTCAGAATAATtttgctactttgtttactgtcgATGCtatgagcagccatgttgatatgaCGTCATGTACTGAAAacagggttgaggagacctttTTGACTTTCTGAATAGAAAGGTCTcttcaaccccgagttcagcacaTGACATCgtatcaacatggctgctcataGCATCGACATAAATGCCCCTCCCTACAGTGTGTGCCACACGGTGTGCTGGTGCAGCAGAAACCACAGTGTGGCAGTTTAGAATAATGACTAGAAAGAGTTAGTAAAAGAGGGAACTGAACAGGAAAGTGATAGACATTTCCCACTGACATTAGACAACAGACGTACAAGCAGCGAGGGTTGGGTATGCGATCATAAAAGCACACAAGCAAACCAG
This genomic window contains:
- the b3gnt2b gene encoding N-acetyllactosaminide beta-1,3-N-acetylglucosaminyltransferase 2, whose protein sequence is MHGPRRKLKVVVMTIMTAFFFIIVEVSRSSNQDKNGRHKIRIPTKPFWGKLAPNEAFWNRQQQKLDHLYNPILRGPNATLGGLLSDWLNNTVAQDSCKPDFQVMTQVKNFSLLPDRFKDFLLYMRCRSYRMVVDQPQICKNQPFLLLAIKSLASHFDRRQAIRESWGQAGLLANKTIVTVFLLGNATAVDHFPDLSPMLEYESSMHGDILQWDYRDSFFNLTAKEVLFLEWFNTRCPDASFIFKGDDDVFVNTLLIIDFLKGLSPAKAQDLFVGDVITNAGPHRDKKVKYYIPENIFVGRYPPYAGGGGYLYSGKVAKRLHGIMNRVPLYPIDDVYTGMCLRKLGLAPEKHKGFRTFGIEEKYRNNPCAYKSLMLVHPRSPQDMIKIWAWLNDPALNCQ